From Orcinus orca chromosome 3, mOrcOrc1.1, whole genome shotgun sequence, a single genomic window includes:
- the ZFP62 gene encoding zinc finger protein 62 homolog isoform X3 has product MSHLKTRGTEDEESTEKCENIGNAESVWPKMEGLHKDHMQESKVGETCDWDSKVENQMEKPEGKRMKEDKSGIREKIGKTKNTANIKTEQEDEASEKSLHLSSKHVTHQPVCIEQKSSEQGKCVESINGNSHPILQQKTSAVKKSHKCDDCGKSFKYNSRLVQHKIMHTGEKRYECDDCGGTFRSSSSLRVHKRIHTGEKPYKCEECGKAYMSYSSLINHKSTHSGEKNCKCDECGKSFNYSSVLDQHKRIHTGEKPYECGECGKAFRNSSGLRVHKRIHTGEKPYECDICGKTFSNSSGLRVHKRIHTGEKPYECDECGKAFITCRTLLNHKSIHFGDKPYKCDECEKSFNYSSLLIQHKVIHTGEKPYECDECGKAFRNSSGLIVHKRIHTGEKPYKCDVCGKAFSYSSGLAVHKSIHPGKKAHECKECGKSFSYNSLLLQHKTIHTGERPYVCDVCGKTFRNNSGLKVHRRLHTGEKPYKCDVCGKAYISRSSLKNHKGIHLGEKPYKCSYCEKSFNYSSALEQHKRIHTREKPFGCDECGKAFRNNSGLKVHKRIHTGERPYKCEECGKAYISLSSLINHKSVHPGEKPYKCDECEKAFITYRTLINHKKIHLGEKPYKCDVCEKSFNYTSLLSQHRRVHTREKPYECDRCEKVFRNNSSLKVHKRIHTGEKPYECDVCGKAYISHSSLINHKSTHPGKTPYTCDECGKAFFSSRTLISHKRVHLGEKPFKCVECGKSFSYSSLLSQHKRIHTGEKPYVCDRCGKAFRNSSGLTVHRRIHTGEKPYRCDECGKAYISHSSLINHKGVHSGQQPYNCECGKSFNYRSVLDQHKRIHTGKKPYQCNECGKAFNIRSNLTKHKRTHIGEESLNVTNMGSHSSTSQKRTHEGGNALDGTRMSMSL; this is encoded by the coding sequence TGTCACATTTGAAGACGAGGGGCACTGAGGATGAGGAATCAACTGAAAAGTGTGAAAATATTGGAAATGCAGAATCTGTGTGGCCAAAAATGGAAGGTCTTCACAAGGATCATATGCAGGAATCTAAGGTTGGTGAAACTTGTGATTGGGATAGCAAGGTAGAGAATCAGATGGAAAAGCCTgagggaaaaagaatgaaggaagacaAAAGTGGCATCAGGGAAAAGATTGGCAAAACCAAGAATACAGCAAATATAAAGACAGAACAGGAAGATGAGGCATCTGAGAAAAGCTTACATCTGAGCTCAAAACATGTTACACACCAACCTGTCTGTATAGAACAGAAAAGCAGTGAACAAGGCAAATGTGTGGAGAGCATTAATGGAAACTCTCATCCCATTCTACAGCAGAAAACCAGTGCTGTTAAGAAATCACATAAATGTGATGACTGTGGGAAATCCTTCAAATATAATTCTCGACTTGTTCAACATAAAATTATGCACACTGGTGAAAAACGCTATGAGTGTGATGACTGTGGGGGGACTTTCCGGAGCAGCTCGAGCCTTCGAGTCCACAAGCGGATCCATACTGGGGAGAAGCCGTACAAGTGtgaggaatgtgggaaagcctacaTGTCCTACTCCAGCCTTATAAACCACAAAAGCACCCATTCTGGGGAAAAGAACTGTAAGTGTGATGAGTGTGGAAAATCCTTCAATTATAGCTCTGTTTTGGACCAGCATAAAAGGATCcacactggggagaagccctatgaatgtggtgagtgtgggaaggccttcagGAACAGCTCTGGTCTCAGAGTCCACAAAAGGATCCACACAGGTGAGAAGCCCTATGAATGTGACATCTGTGGGAAAACCTTCAGTAATAGCTCTGGCCTTAGAGTCCACAAAAGGATTCACACAGGGGAGAAGCCCTATGAATGTGATgagtgtgggaaggccttcaTTACTTGCAGAACACTTCTAAATCATAAAAGCATCCACTTTGGAGATAAACCTTATAAATGTGATGAGTGTGAGAAATCGTTTAATTATAGCTCTCTCCTCATTCAGCATAAAGTcatccacactggagagaaaccttatgaatgtgATGAATGTGGAAAGGCCTTCAGGAACAGCTCAGGCCTTATAGTGCATAAAAGGatccacacaggagagaaaccttacaaatgtgATGTCTGTGGCAAAGCATTCAGCTATAGCTCAGGCCTTGCAGTCCATAAAAGCATTCACCCTGGGAAGAAAGCCCATGAATGTAAGGAGTGTGGAAAATCATTCAGTTATAACTCACTTCTTCTTCAGCATAAAACGATTCACACTGGAGAGAGACCTTATGTATGTGATGTGTGTGGAAAAACTTTCAGAAACAATTCAGGACTCAAAGTCCACAGGCGGCTTCATACTGGGGAAAAACCATATAAGTGTGATGTGTGTGGAAAAGCCTATATCTCACGCTCTAGCCTTAAAAACCACAAAGGAATCCATCTTGGGGAGAAGCCCTATAAATGTAGTTATTGTGAGAAATCCTTCAATTACAGCTCTGCCCTTGAACAGCATAAAAGGATTCATACAAGGGAGAAACCCTTTGGGTGTGATGAGTGTGGAAAAGCCTTCAGAAATAATTCAGGCCTTAAAGTACATAAACGAATCCACACTGGTGAGAGACCTTACAAATGTgaagaatgtgggaaagcctacaTCTCACTCTCAAGCCTTATAAATCATAAAAGTGTACACCCTGGGGAAAAGCCCTATAAGTGTGATGAGTGTGAAAAAGCCTTCATCACATACCGAACCCTTATAAATCACAAAAAAATTCATCTTGGGGAGAAGCCCTACAAATGCGATGTGTGTGAGAAATCTTTTAATTACACCTCACTCCTTTCTCAACACAGAAGGGTCCACACTagagagaaaccttatgaatgtgACAGGTGTGAGAAGGTCTTCAGAAACAACTCAAGCCTTAAAGTGCATAAAAGAATCCATACTGGTGAGAAGCCCTATGAATGTGACGTGTGTGGAAAAGCGTACATCTCACACTCAAGCCTTATTAACCATAAAAGTACCCACCCTGGCAAGACACCCTACACGTGTGAtgaatgtggaaaagcttttttcTCAAGCAGAACTCTTATAAGCCATAAAAGGGTCCATCTTGGGGAGAAACCCTTCAAATGTGTTGAGTGTGGGAAATCTTTTAGTTACAGCTCTCTCCTTTCTCAACACAAAAGGATCCATACAGGGGAAAAACCCTATGTGTGCGATAGGTGTGGGAAGGCATTCAGGAACAGCTCAGGCCTCACAGTGCATAGAAGGATCCACACAGGTGAGAAACCCTATAGATGTGATGAATGTGGGAAGGCATACATCTCACACTCAAGTCTTATCAACCATAAAGGTGTCCATAGTGGGCAGCAGCCGTATAATTGTGAGTGTGGGAAATCCTTCAATTACAGATCAGTCCTTGACCAACACAAAAGGATCCACACTGGAAAGAAGCCATACCAATGTAACGAGTGTGGGAAGGCTTTCAATATCAGATCGAATCTCACCAAGCATAAAAGAACCCATATTGGGGAGGAATCTTTAAATGTAACAAATATGGGAAGTCATAGTAGCACATCACAGAAGAGAACTCACGAGGGAGGGAATGCTCTGGATGGGACCAGGATGAGCATGTCTCTGTAG
- the ZFP62 gene encoding zinc finger protein 62 homolog isoform X1 encodes MAKAVPGGEVSHLKTRGTEDEESTEKCENIGNAESVWPKMEGLHKDHMQESKVGETCDWDSKVENQMEKPEGKRMKEDKSGIREKIGKTKNTANIKTEQEDEASEKSLHLSSKHVTHQPVCIEQKSSEQGKCVESINGNSHPILQQKTSAVKKSHKCDDCGKSFKYNSRLVQHKIMHTGEKRYECDDCGGTFRSSSSLRVHKRIHTGEKPYKCEECGKAYMSYSSLINHKSTHSGEKNCKCDECGKSFNYSSVLDQHKRIHTGEKPYECGECGKAFRNSSGLRVHKRIHTGEKPYECDICGKTFSNSSGLRVHKRIHTGEKPYECDECGKAFITCRTLLNHKSIHFGDKPYKCDECEKSFNYSSLLIQHKVIHTGEKPYECDECGKAFRNSSGLIVHKRIHTGEKPYKCDVCGKAFSYSSGLAVHKSIHPGKKAHECKECGKSFSYNSLLLQHKTIHTGERPYVCDVCGKTFRNNSGLKVHRRLHTGEKPYKCDVCGKAYISRSSLKNHKGIHLGEKPYKCSYCEKSFNYSSALEQHKRIHTREKPFGCDECGKAFRNNSGLKVHKRIHTGERPYKCEECGKAYISLSSLINHKSVHPGEKPYKCDECEKAFITYRTLINHKKIHLGEKPYKCDVCEKSFNYTSLLSQHRRVHTREKPYECDRCEKVFRNNSSLKVHKRIHTGEKPYECDVCGKAYISHSSLINHKSTHPGKTPYTCDECGKAFFSSRTLISHKRVHLGEKPFKCVECGKSFSYSSLLSQHKRIHTGEKPYVCDRCGKAFRNSSGLTVHRRIHTGEKPYRCDECGKAYISHSSLINHKGVHSGQQPYNCECGKSFNYRSVLDQHKRIHTGKKPYQCNECGKAFNIRSNLTKHKRTHIGEESLNVTNMGSHSSTSQKRTHEGGNALDGTRMSMSL; translated from the coding sequence TGTCACATTTGAAGACGAGGGGCACTGAGGATGAGGAATCAACTGAAAAGTGTGAAAATATTGGAAATGCAGAATCTGTGTGGCCAAAAATGGAAGGTCTTCACAAGGATCATATGCAGGAATCTAAGGTTGGTGAAACTTGTGATTGGGATAGCAAGGTAGAGAATCAGATGGAAAAGCCTgagggaaaaagaatgaaggaagacaAAAGTGGCATCAGGGAAAAGATTGGCAAAACCAAGAATACAGCAAATATAAAGACAGAACAGGAAGATGAGGCATCTGAGAAAAGCTTACATCTGAGCTCAAAACATGTTACACACCAACCTGTCTGTATAGAACAGAAAAGCAGTGAACAAGGCAAATGTGTGGAGAGCATTAATGGAAACTCTCATCCCATTCTACAGCAGAAAACCAGTGCTGTTAAGAAATCACATAAATGTGATGACTGTGGGAAATCCTTCAAATATAATTCTCGACTTGTTCAACATAAAATTATGCACACTGGTGAAAAACGCTATGAGTGTGATGACTGTGGGGGGACTTTCCGGAGCAGCTCGAGCCTTCGAGTCCACAAGCGGATCCATACTGGGGAGAAGCCGTACAAGTGtgaggaatgtgggaaagcctacaTGTCCTACTCCAGCCTTATAAACCACAAAAGCACCCATTCTGGGGAAAAGAACTGTAAGTGTGATGAGTGTGGAAAATCCTTCAATTATAGCTCTGTTTTGGACCAGCATAAAAGGATCcacactggggagaagccctatgaatgtggtgagtgtgggaaggccttcagGAACAGCTCTGGTCTCAGAGTCCACAAAAGGATCCACACAGGTGAGAAGCCCTATGAATGTGACATCTGTGGGAAAACCTTCAGTAATAGCTCTGGCCTTAGAGTCCACAAAAGGATTCACACAGGGGAGAAGCCCTATGAATGTGATgagtgtgggaaggccttcaTTACTTGCAGAACACTTCTAAATCATAAAAGCATCCACTTTGGAGATAAACCTTATAAATGTGATGAGTGTGAGAAATCGTTTAATTATAGCTCTCTCCTCATTCAGCATAAAGTcatccacactggagagaaaccttatgaatgtgATGAATGTGGAAAGGCCTTCAGGAACAGCTCAGGCCTTATAGTGCATAAAAGGatccacacaggagagaaaccttacaaatgtgATGTCTGTGGCAAAGCATTCAGCTATAGCTCAGGCCTTGCAGTCCATAAAAGCATTCACCCTGGGAAGAAAGCCCATGAATGTAAGGAGTGTGGAAAATCATTCAGTTATAACTCACTTCTTCTTCAGCATAAAACGATTCACACTGGAGAGAGACCTTATGTATGTGATGTGTGTGGAAAAACTTTCAGAAACAATTCAGGACTCAAAGTCCACAGGCGGCTTCATACTGGGGAAAAACCATATAAGTGTGATGTGTGTGGAAAAGCCTATATCTCACGCTCTAGCCTTAAAAACCACAAAGGAATCCATCTTGGGGAGAAGCCCTATAAATGTAGTTATTGTGAGAAATCCTTCAATTACAGCTCTGCCCTTGAACAGCATAAAAGGATTCATACAAGGGAGAAACCCTTTGGGTGTGATGAGTGTGGAAAAGCCTTCAGAAATAATTCAGGCCTTAAAGTACATAAACGAATCCACACTGGTGAGAGACCTTACAAATGTgaagaatgtgggaaagcctacaTCTCACTCTCAAGCCTTATAAATCATAAAAGTGTACACCCTGGGGAAAAGCCCTATAAGTGTGATGAGTGTGAAAAAGCCTTCATCACATACCGAACCCTTATAAATCACAAAAAAATTCATCTTGGGGAGAAGCCCTACAAATGCGATGTGTGTGAGAAATCTTTTAATTACACCTCACTCCTTTCTCAACACAGAAGGGTCCACACTagagagaaaccttatgaatgtgACAGGTGTGAGAAGGTCTTCAGAAACAACTCAAGCCTTAAAGTGCATAAAAGAATCCATACTGGTGAGAAGCCCTATGAATGTGACGTGTGTGGAAAAGCGTACATCTCACACTCAAGCCTTATTAACCATAAAAGTACCCACCCTGGCAAGACACCCTACACGTGTGAtgaatgtggaaaagcttttttcTCAAGCAGAACTCTTATAAGCCATAAAAGGGTCCATCTTGGGGAGAAACCCTTCAAATGTGTTGAGTGTGGGAAATCTTTTAGTTACAGCTCTCTCCTTTCTCAACACAAAAGGATCCATACAGGGGAAAAACCCTATGTGTGCGATAGGTGTGGGAAGGCATTCAGGAACAGCTCAGGCCTCACAGTGCATAGAAGGATCCACACAGGTGAGAAACCCTATAGATGTGATGAATGTGGGAAGGCATACATCTCACACTCAAGTCTTATCAACCATAAAGGTGTCCATAGTGGGCAGCAGCCGTATAATTGTGAGTGTGGGAAATCCTTCAATTACAGATCAGTCCTTGACCAACACAAAAGGATCCACACTGGAAAGAAGCCATACCAATGTAACGAGTGTGGGAAGGCTTTCAATATCAGATCGAATCTCACCAAGCATAAAAGAACCCATATTGGGGAGGAATCTTTAAATGTAACAAATATGGGAAGTCATAGTAGCACATCACAGAAGAGAACTCACGAGGGAGGGAATGCTCTGGATGGGACCAGGATGAGCATGTCTCTGTAG
- the ZFP62 gene encoding zinc finger protein 62 homolog isoform X2 yields the protein MNVSHLKTRGTEDEESTEKCENIGNAESVWPKMEGLHKDHMQESKVGETCDWDSKVENQMEKPEGKRMKEDKSGIREKIGKTKNTANIKTEQEDEASEKSLHLSSKHVTHQPVCIEQKSSEQGKCVESINGNSHPILQQKTSAVKKSHKCDDCGKSFKYNSRLVQHKIMHTGEKRYECDDCGGTFRSSSSLRVHKRIHTGEKPYKCEECGKAYMSYSSLINHKSTHSGEKNCKCDECGKSFNYSSVLDQHKRIHTGEKPYECGECGKAFRNSSGLRVHKRIHTGEKPYECDICGKTFSNSSGLRVHKRIHTGEKPYECDECGKAFITCRTLLNHKSIHFGDKPYKCDECEKSFNYSSLLIQHKVIHTGEKPYECDECGKAFRNSSGLIVHKRIHTGEKPYKCDVCGKAFSYSSGLAVHKSIHPGKKAHECKECGKSFSYNSLLLQHKTIHTGERPYVCDVCGKTFRNNSGLKVHRRLHTGEKPYKCDVCGKAYISRSSLKNHKGIHLGEKPYKCSYCEKSFNYSSALEQHKRIHTREKPFGCDECGKAFRNNSGLKVHKRIHTGERPYKCEECGKAYISLSSLINHKSVHPGEKPYKCDECEKAFITYRTLINHKKIHLGEKPYKCDVCEKSFNYTSLLSQHRRVHTREKPYECDRCEKVFRNNSSLKVHKRIHTGEKPYECDVCGKAYISHSSLINHKSTHPGKTPYTCDECGKAFFSSRTLISHKRVHLGEKPFKCVECGKSFSYSSLLSQHKRIHTGEKPYVCDRCGKAFRNSSGLTVHRRIHTGEKPYRCDECGKAYISHSSLINHKGVHSGQQPYNCECGKSFNYRSVLDQHKRIHTGKKPYQCNECGKAFNIRSNLTKHKRTHIGEESLNVTNMGSHSSTSQKRTHEGGNALDGTRMSMSL from the coding sequence TGTCACATTTGAAGACGAGGGGCACTGAGGATGAGGAATCAACTGAAAAGTGTGAAAATATTGGAAATGCAGAATCTGTGTGGCCAAAAATGGAAGGTCTTCACAAGGATCATATGCAGGAATCTAAGGTTGGTGAAACTTGTGATTGGGATAGCAAGGTAGAGAATCAGATGGAAAAGCCTgagggaaaaagaatgaaggaagacaAAAGTGGCATCAGGGAAAAGATTGGCAAAACCAAGAATACAGCAAATATAAAGACAGAACAGGAAGATGAGGCATCTGAGAAAAGCTTACATCTGAGCTCAAAACATGTTACACACCAACCTGTCTGTATAGAACAGAAAAGCAGTGAACAAGGCAAATGTGTGGAGAGCATTAATGGAAACTCTCATCCCATTCTACAGCAGAAAACCAGTGCTGTTAAGAAATCACATAAATGTGATGACTGTGGGAAATCCTTCAAATATAATTCTCGACTTGTTCAACATAAAATTATGCACACTGGTGAAAAACGCTATGAGTGTGATGACTGTGGGGGGACTTTCCGGAGCAGCTCGAGCCTTCGAGTCCACAAGCGGATCCATACTGGGGAGAAGCCGTACAAGTGtgaggaatgtgggaaagcctacaTGTCCTACTCCAGCCTTATAAACCACAAAAGCACCCATTCTGGGGAAAAGAACTGTAAGTGTGATGAGTGTGGAAAATCCTTCAATTATAGCTCTGTTTTGGACCAGCATAAAAGGATCcacactggggagaagccctatgaatgtggtgagtgtgggaaggccttcagGAACAGCTCTGGTCTCAGAGTCCACAAAAGGATCCACACAGGTGAGAAGCCCTATGAATGTGACATCTGTGGGAAAACCTTCAGTAATAGCTCTGGCCTTAGAGTCCACAAAAGGATTCACACAGGGGAGAAGCCCTATGAATGTGATgagtgtgggaaggccttcaTTACTTGCAGAACACTTCTAAATCATAAAAGCATCCACTTTGGAGATAAACCTTATAAATGTGATGAGTGTGAGAAATCGTTTAATTATAGCTCTCTCCTCATTCAGCATAAAGTcatccacactggagagaaaccttatgaatgtgATGAATGTGGAAAGGCCTTCAGGAACAGCTCAGGCCTTATAGTGCATAAAAGGatccacacaggagagaaaccttacaaatgtgATGTCTGTGGCAAAGCATTCAGCTATAGCTCAGGCCTTGCAGTCCATAAAAGCATTCACCCTGGGAAGAAAGCCCATGAATGTAAGGAGTGTGGAAAATCATTCAGTTATAACTCACTTCTTCTTCAGCATAAAACGATTCACACTGGAGAGAGACCTTATGTATGTGATGTGTGTGGAAAAACTTTCAGAAACAATTCAGGACTCAAAGTCCACAGGCGGCTTCATACTGGGGAAAAACCATATAAGTGTGATGTGTGTGGAAAAGCCTATATCTCACGCTCTAGCCTTAAAAACCACAAAGGAATCCATCTTGGGGAGAAGCCCTATAAATGTAGTTATTGTGAGAAATCCTTCAATTACAGCTCTGCCCTTGAACAGCATAAAAGGATTCATACAAGGGAGAAACCCTTTGGGTGTGATGAGTGTGGAAAAGCCTTCAGAAATAATTCAGGCCTTAAAGTACATAAACGAATCCACACTGGTGAGAGACCTTACAAATGTgaagaatgtgggaaagcctacaTCTCACTCTCAAGCCTTATAAATCATAAAAGTGTACACCCTGGGGAAAAGCCCTATAAGTGTGATGAGTGTGAAAAAGCCTTCATCACATACCGAACCCTTATAAATCACAAAAAAATTCATCTTGGGGAGAAGCCCTACAAATGCGATGTGTGTGAGAAATCTTTTAATTACACCTCACTCCTTTCTCAACACAGAAGGGTCCACACTagagagaaaccttatgaatgtgACAGGTGTGAGAAGGTCTTCAGAAACAACTCAAGCCTTAAAGTGCATAAAAGAATCCATACTGGTGAGAAGCCCTATGAATGTGACGTGTGTGGAAAAGCGTACATCTCACACTCAAGCCTTATTAACCATAAAAGTACCCACCCTGGCAAGACACCCTACACGTGTGAtgaatgtggaaaagcttttttcTCAAGCAGAACTCTTATAAGCCATAAAAGGGTCCATCTTGGGGAGAAACCCTTCAAATGTGTTGAGTGTGGGAAATCTTTTAGTTACAGCTCTCTCCTTTCTCAACACAAAAGGATCCATACAGGGGAAAAACCCTATGTGTGCGATAGGTGTGGGAAGGCATTCAGGAACAGCTCAGGCCTCACAGTGCATAGAAGGATCCACACAGGTGAGAAACCCTATAGATGTGATGAATGTGGGAAGGCATACATCTCACACTCAAGTCTTATCAACCATAAAGGTGTCCATAGTGGGCAGCAGCCGTATAATTGTGAGTGTGGGAAATCCTTCAATTACAGATCAGTCCTTGACCAACACAAAAGGATCCACACTGGAAAGAAGCCATACCAATGTAACGAGTGTGGGAAGGCTTTCAATATCAGATCGAATCTCACCAAGCATAAAAGAACCCATATTGGGGAGGAATCTTTAAATGTAACAAATATGGGAAGTCATAGTAGCACATCACAGAAGAGAACTCACGAGGGAGGGAATGCTCTGGATGGGACCAGGATGAGCATGTCTCTGTAG
- the ZFP62 gene encoding zinc finger protein 62 homolog isoform X4 — translation MAKAVPGGEVSHLKTRGTEDEESTEKCENIGNAESVWPKMEGLHKDHMQESKQKTSAVKKSHKCDDCGKSFKYNSRLVQHKIMHTGEKRYECDDCGGTFRSSSSLRVHKRIHTGEKPYKCEECGKAYMSYSSLINHKSTHSGEKNCKCDECGKSFNYSSVLDQHKRIHTGEKPYECGECGKAFRNSSGLRVHKRIHTGEKPYECDICGKTFSNSSGLRVHKRIHTGEKPYECDECGKAFITCRTLLNHKSIHFGDKPYKCDECEKSFNYSSLLIQHKVIHTGEKPYECDECGKAFRNSSGLIVHKRIHTGEKPYKCDVCGKAFSYSSGLAVHKSIHPGKKAHECKECGKSFSYNSLLLQHKTIHTGERPYVCDVCGKTFRNNSGLKVHRRLHTGEKPYKCDVCGKAYISRSSLKNHKGIHLGEKPYKCSYCEKSFNYSSALEQHKRIHTREKPFGCDECGKAFRNNSGLKVHKRIHTGERPYKCEECGKAYISLSSLINHKSVHPGEKPYKCDECEKAFITYRTLINHKKIHLGEKPYKCDVCEKSFNYTSLLSQHRRVHTREKPYECDRCEKVFRNNSSLKVHKRIHTGEKPYECDVCGKAYISHSSLINHKSTHPGKTPYTCDECGKAFFSSRTLISHKRVHLGEKPFKCVECGKSFSYSSLLSQHKRIHTGEKPYVCDRCGKAFRNSSGLTVHRRIHTGEKPYRCDECGKAYISHSSLINHKGVHSGQQPYNCECGKSFNYRSVLDQHKRIHTGKKPYQCNECGKAFNIRSNLTKHKRTHIGEESLNVTNMGSHSSTSQKRTHEGGNALDGTRMSMSL, via the exons TGTCACATTTGAAGACGAGGGGCACTGAGGATGAGGAATCAACTGAAAAGTGTGAAAATATTGGAAATGCAGAATCTGTGTGGCCAAAAATGGAAGGTCTTCACAAGGATCATATGCAGGAATCTAAG CAGAAAACCAGTGCTGTTAAGAAATCACATAAATGTGATGACTGTGGGAAATCCTTCAAATATAATTCTCGACTTGTTCAACATAAAATTATGCACACTGGTGAAAAACGCTATGAGTGTGATGACTGTGGGGGGACTTTCCGGAGCAGCTCGAGCCTTCGAGTCCACAAGCGGATCCATACTGGGGAGAAGCCGTACAAGTGtgaggaatgtgggaaagcctacaTGTCCTACTCCAGCCTTATAAACCACAAAAGCACCCATTCTGGGGAAAAGAACTGTAAGTGTGATGAGTGTGGAAAATCCTTCAATTATAGCTCTGTTTTGGACCAGCATAAAAGGATCcacactggggagaagccctatgaatgtggtgagtgtgggaaggccttcagGAACAGCTCTGGTCTCAGAGTCCACAAAAGGATCCACACAGGTGAGAAGCCCTATGAATGTGACATCTGTGGGAAAACCTTCAGTAATAGCTCTGGCCTTAGAGTCCACAAAAGGATTCACACAGGGGAGAAGCCCTATGAATGTGATgagtgtgggaaggccttcaTTACTTGCAGAACACTTCTAAATCATAAAAGCATCCACTTTGGAGATAAACCTTATAAATGTGATGAGTGTGAGAAATCGTTTAATTATAGCTCTCTCCTCATTCAGCATAAAGTcatccacactggagagaaaccttatgaatgtgATGAATGTGGAAAGGCCTTCAGGAACAGCTCAGGCCTTATAGTGCATAAAAGGatccacacaggagagaaaccttacaaatgtgATGTCTGTGGCAAAGCATTCAGCTATAGCTCAGGCCTTGCAGTCCATAAAAGCATTCACCCTGGGAAGAAAGCCCATGAATGTAAGGAGTGTGGAAAATCATTCAGTTATAACTCACTTCTTCTTCAGCATAAAACGATTCACACTGGAGAGAGACCTTATGTATGTGATGTGTGTGGAAAAACTTTCAGAAACAATTCAGGACTCAAAGTCCACAGGCGGCTTCATACTGGGGAAAAACCATATAAGTGTGATGTGTGTGGAAAAGCCTATATCTCACGCTCTAGCCTTAAAAACCACAAAGGAATCCATCTTGGGGAGAAGCCCTATAAATGTAGTTATTGTGAGAAATCCTTCAATTACAGCTCTGCCCTTGAACAGCATAAAAGGATTCATACAAGGGAGAAACCCTTTGGGTGTGATGAGTGTGGAAAAGCCTTCAGAAATAATTCAGGCCTTAAAGTACATAAACGAATCCACACTGGTGAGAGACCTTACAAATGTgaagaatgtgggaaagcctacaTCTCACTCTCAAGCCTTATAAATCATAAAAGTGTACACCCTGGGGAAAAGCCCTATAAGTGTGATGAGTGTGAAAAAGCCTTCATCACATACCGAACCCTTATAAATCACAAAAAAATTCATCTTGGGGAGAAGCCCTACAAATGCGATGTGTGTGAGAAATCTTTTAATTACACCTCACTCCTTTCTCAACACAGAAGGGTCCACACTagagagaaaccttatgaatgtgACAGGTGTGAGAAGGTCTTCAGAAACAACTCAAGCCTTAAAGTGCATAAAAGAATCCATACTGGTGAGAAGCCCTATGAATGTGACGTGTGTGGAAAAGCGTACATCTCACACTCAAGCCTTATTAACCATAAAAGTACCCACCCTGGCAAGACACCCTACACGTGTGAtgaatgtggaaaagcttttttcTCAAGCAGAACTCTTATAAGCCATAAAAGGGTCCATCTTGGGGAGAAACCCTTCAAATGTGTTGAGTGTGGGAAATCTTTTAGTTACAGCTCTCTCCTTTCTCAACACAAAAGGATCCATACAGGGGAAAAACCCTATGTGTGCGATAGGTGTGGGAAGGCATTCAGGAACAGCTCAGGCCTCACAGTGCATAGAAGGATCCACACAGGTGAGAAACCCTATAGATGTGATGAATGTGGGAAGGCATACATCTCACACTCAAGTCTTATCAACCATAAAGGTGTCCATAGTGGGCAGCAGCCGTATAATTGTGAGTGTGGGAAATCCTTCAATTACAGATCAGTCCTTGACCAACACAAAAGGATCCACACTGGAAAGAAGCCATACCAATGTAACGAGTGTGGGAAGGCTTTCAATATCAGATCGAATCTCACCAAGCATAAAAGAACCCATATTGGGGAGGAATCTTTAAATGTAACAAATATGGGAAGTCATAGTAGCACATCACAGAAGAGAACTCACGAGGGAGGGAATGCTCTGGATGGGACCAGGATGAGCATGTCTCTGTAG